One Microcoleus sp. AS-A8 DNA window includes the following coding sequences:
- a CDS encoding shikimate kinase, with translation MKELQGSNIFLVGMMGTGKTTVGDLLARQLGYSFVDTDGVIEKAAGKTINQIFADEGEEAFRQLESEVLSHLSAHTRLTVATGGGIVLRRFNWSYLHHGLVIWLDSPVEVLMVRLQNDTTRPLLQNDNPAQALQKILDQRRNLYAEADLHIQISVEDRPEQIVSRIMTEIPNRLKSQGERSHENGS, from the coding sequence GTGAAGGAATTACAAGGAAGTAATATTTTTCTCGTTGGCATGATGGGTACCGGAAAGACAACGGTAGGAGATTTATTAGCCCGTCAGCTAGGTTACAGTTTTGTGGACACGGATGGTGTCATCGAGAAAGCAGCAGGTAAAACCATTAATCAGATTTTTGCTGATGAGGGTGAAGAGGCATTTCGCCAACTAGAATCTGAAGTACTTTCCCACTTATCAGCTCACACGCGGTTGACTGTTGCCACAGGGGGTGGCATCGTGCTACGGCGATTTAACTGGAGTTATCTGCATCACGGCTTAGTGATTTGGTTAGATTCACCCGTGGAGGTGTTAATGGTTCGCCTGCAAAACGATACAACTCGCCCTTTACTACAAAACGATAATCCCGCGCAAGCCTTGCAAAAAATTCTTGACCAACGACGCAATCTGTACGCCGAAGCTGACCTTCATATCCAAATCAGCGTGGAGGATAGGCCGGAACAGATTGTCTCACGCATCATGACTGAGATTCCTAACAGGCTGAAATCCCAGGGTGAGCGATCGCATGAAAACGGCAGCTGA
- a CDS encoding carotenoid oxygenase family protein, which yields MIATTVNPFLEGNFAPIRNEITADSLTVIGQLPPDLSGMFVRNGPNPQFSPMGHYHWFDGDGMLHGVQIGNGQAQYHNRYIQTQGFNIERDAGHAIWTGLLEPPQLDNPHGPGKNTANTALVWHAGQFFALWEGGAPHAIQLPGLDTAGVYTYDHKLVSAFTAHPKVDPVTGEMMFFGYSPAAPPYLHYGIVSASGELLRTVPIDLPIGVMMHDFAITEHYTIFMDLPLTFSPQRMQRGEPVLMFEPERPSRFGIVPRYGDNNNIRWFESPACYVFHTLNAYEEGDEVVLVACRMSTTTVLVSEPTPGETDGDKARLYRWRFNLSTGSVREEALDDRPSDFPRVNEQYLGRPTRYGYTARLAPDPMPLFDSLIKYDLSNGSSQTHEFGAGRYGGEAVFVPRPGATTEDDGWLVTFVYDTGEETSELVVVNAQDVSAEPVARILMPQRVPYGFHGAWVSQEQLMNTK from the coding sequence ATGATCGCAACAACAGTCAATCCTTTTCTAGAGGGCAATTTTGCGCCGATACGCAACGAAATCACAGCGGATTCCCTCACCGTTATAGGTCAATTGCCTCCTGACTTATCCGGGATGTTCGTGCGTAATGGCCCTAATCCCCAATTTTCACCGATGGGTCATTATCACTGGTTTGATGGGGACGGGATGTTGCATGGGGTGCAAATTGGCAACGGTCAAGCCCAATATCACAACCGCTATATCCAAACCCAAGGCTTTAACATTGAACGGGATGCGGGTCATGCCATCTGGACTGGACTATTAGAACCTCCCCAACTGGATAACCCTCACGGCCCCGGTAAGAATACGGCAAACACCGCTCTGGTGTGGCACGCAGGTCAATTTTTCGCCTTGTGGGAAGGGGGTGCGCCTCACGCGATTCAGCTTCCTGGCTTAGATACAGCGGGTGTTTACACCTATGATCACAAGCTGGTTTCTGCCTTCACGGCTCATCCTAAGGTAGATCCGGTCACAGGTGAGATGATGTTCTTTGGTTACTCGCCTGCTGCACCTCCCTACTTGCACTATGGCATCGTCTCCGCTTCTGGTGAACTGTTGCGAACTGTACCCATTGACCTGCCAATCGGTGTGATGATGCATGACTTTGCCATCACGGAGCATTACACCATTTTTATGGATTTGCCCCTAACCTTCAGTCCGCAACGGATGCAACGGGGAGAGCCAGTGTTAATGTTTGAGCCAGAACGTCCCAGTCGTTTCGGTATCGTCCCTCGATATGGCGACAATAACAACATCCGCTGGTTTGAGAGTCCAGCCTGCTATGTCTTCCATACTCTCAACGCCTATGAGGAGGGAGATGAGGTGGTGCTTGTTGCCTGCCGTATGAGTACCACTACCGTTTTAGTCTCTGAACCAACACCCGGTGAAACGGATGGAGATAAGGCTCGCCTGTATCGCTGGCGGTTTAACCTCAGTACTGGCAGTGTTCGGGAAGAGGCTCTTGATGATCGCCCCTCGGATTTTCCTCGCGTGAATGAACAGTACTTGGGACGACCCACACGGTACGGTTATACGGCAAGGTTAGCACCCGATCCGATGCCCTTATTCGATAGTCTAATTAAGTACGACTTGAGCAATGGCAGTTCCCAGACTCACGAATTTGGCGCGGGACGCTATGGCGGCGAGGCGGTATTTGTCCCTCGCCCTGGAGCAACCACTGAGGATGACGGCTGGCTCGTTACTTTTGTTTATGATACGGGTGAGGAGACTTCTGAACTCGTGGTGGTGAATGCCCAAGATGTAAGCGCTGAGCCTGTGGCGCGAATCTTGATGCCACAGCGGGTACCTTATGGTTTTCATG